The following are from one region of the Veillonella nakazawae genome:
- the speE gene encoding polyamine aminopropyltransferase, with product MSQWITEEQTPHLRLSAEAEEVLYSGESEFQKIEVFKSKEYGTMLALDGVFQTSEREEFIYHEMMSHVPLFLHPNPERVLIIGGGDGGVARECVRHDCVKEVTMVEIDGKVVELAKQYLPTIAKAMIENHPKLTVKIGDGIGFMAEAEDYYDVIIVDCSDPIGPGEGLFTEEFYKNTLKALKKDGLFVQQTESPMLHQPLVEKVFGYVNNHFPIARLYTAFIPIYPAGMHCFTLGSKTFDPLTWTPNREQNFETKYYNAEIQKAAFALPNFVKNYLPTK from the coding sequence ATGAGTCAATGGATTACAGAGGAACAAACCCCTCATTTACGTCTCAGTGCTGAAGCAGAAGAAGTATTATATTCAGGTGAATCTGAGTTCCAAAAAATTGAAGTATTTAAATCTAAAGAGTATGGTACAATGCTCGCATTAGATGGCGTATTCCAAACATCTGAACGTGAAGAGTTCATCTACCATGAAATGATGAGTCATGTTCCATTGTTTTTACATCCAAATCCTGAACGTGTATTAATCATCGGTGGCGGTGATGGTGGCGTAGCTAGAGAATGTGTACGTCACGACTGTGTAAAAGAAGTAACGATGGTTGAAATCGACGGTAAAGTTGTGGAGCTTGCTAAACAATATTTGCCAACTATTGCTAAAGCTATGATTGAAAACCATCCTAAATTGACTGTAAAAATTGGTGATGGCATTGGTTTCATGGCAGAAGCGGAAGATTACTATGATGTAATTATTGTAGACTGCTCTGATCCAATCGGTCCTGGTGAAGGTTTATTTACTGAAGAGTTCTATAAGAATACATTAAAAGCTCTTAAAAAAGATGGCTTATTTGTACAACAAACAGAATCTCCAATGTTACATCAACCGCTCGTAGAGAAGGTATTTGGTTATGTAAATAATCACTTCCCAATTGCACGTTTATATACTGCATTTATTCCAATTTACCCAGCAGGCATGCATTGCTTCACATTGGGTTCCAAAACATTTGACCCATTAACATGGACACCAAATCGTGAACAAAACTTTGAAACTAAGTACTATAATGCTGAAATTCAAAAGGCTGCTTTTGCTTTGCCAAATTTTGTAAAAAACTATTTGCCAACTAAGTAA
- a CDS encoding peptidylprolyl isomerase, with translation MKKAKIHMADGGDIVIELFDKEAPGTVQNFIDLINKGFYNGLRFHRVIPGFVAQGGCPNGNGTGGPGYTIKDELIGNPHKHERGALSMAHRGPNTGGSQFFIVYEPQPHLDGVHTVFGKVIEGMDVVDGIHQGAIMETVEVIEG, from the coding sequence ATGAAAAAAGCAAAAATCCATATGGCTGACGGCGGCGATATTGTAATTGAATTATTTGATAAAGAAGCTCCTGGCACAGTACAAAACTTCATTGATTTGATCAATAAAGGTTTCTACAATGGTCTTCGTTTCCACCGTGTAATTCCTGGTTTCGTAGCTCAAGGTGGTTGCCCTAATGGCAATGGTACAGGCGGTCCTGGCTACACAATTAAAGATGAATTAATTGGTAACCCACACAAACACGAACGTGGTGCATTGTCTATGGCTCACCGTGGTCCTAATACTGGTGGTAGCCAATTCTTTATCGTATACGAACCACAACCTCATTTGGATGGTGTACATACAGTATTTGGTAAAGTAATTGAAGGTATGGACGTAGTTGATGGTATCCATCAAGGTGCTATCATGGAAACTGTTGAAGTAATCGAAGGTTAA
- a CDS encoding tRNA threonylcarbamoyladenosine dehydratase: protein MEYMLTRLEWLVGPDKIQTLKNTSVALFGVGGVGGGALEALVRAGVGRIVLIDGDSIAPSNLNRQMITTHDTIGERKVEVAKARALSINPDVVIETHDIMYTEESYPGFIQSLNVDYVIDAIDMVTAKLNIIEVCQRESIPVISCMGGGNRFYPEKLMIADINKSHTCPLARVMRRELKKRGIKKQLVLFSTEKPTKPQFRGDATSPGTCSFVPPVAGFILAAHVLRTILEVPEQ, encoded by the coding sequence ATGGAATATATGTTAACTCGTTTAGAATGGTTAGTTGGACCAGATAAAATCCAAACCTTAAAGAATACATCTGTGGCTCTCTTTGGTGTCGGTGGTGTAGGCGGTGGAGCTCTTGAGGCTCTAGTACGTGCAGGGGTTGGGCGGATTGTTCTTATCGACGGAGACTCTATAGCACCTAGTAATTTGAACCGCCAAATGATTACGACTCATGACACAATTGGAGAGCGTAAGGTAGAGGTAGCAAAGGCACGAGCCCTTTCTATTAATCCGGATGTAGTGATAGAAACTCATGATATTATGTATACTGAGGAAAGTTACCCTGGATTTATTCAAAGCTTGAACGTTGATTATGTAATCGATGCCATCGATATGGTAACGGCAAAACTTAATATTATTGAGGTGTGTCAACGTGAAAGCATCCCTGTTATTTCTTGTATGGGCGGCGGCAATCGCTTTTACCCTGAAAAACTTATGATTGCTGATATCAATAAGTCTCATACATGTCCTCTTGCGCGCGTTATGCGTCGGGAGTTAAAAAAACGGGGCATAAAAAAACAATTAGTTTTATTTTCTACAGAAAAACCGACAAAGCCACAGTTCCGTGGGGACGCAACAAGTCCTGGAACATGTAGTTTTGTGCCCCCAGTGGCAGGTTTTATATTAGCAGCACATGTGTTGCGTACAATTTTGGAGGTACCTGAACAATGA
- a CDS encoding VOC family protein — translation MKFSFAHNNINVKDLDKSLAFYKEALLLEESRRLEDPSGAFILVYLKSPYTAHELELTWLRDWDRPYNLGDNEFHLAFYVDDYEAALKKHKEMDVVAYENADMGIYFIADPDGYWTEIIPAGKY, via the coding sequence ATGAAATTTTCATTTGCTCACAATAATATAAATGTTAAGGATCTTGATAAAAGTTTAGCTTTCTATAAAGAGGCTTTATTACTTGAGGAATCTCGCCGCTTGGAAGATCCAAGTGGTGCTTTCATCCTTGTATATTTAAAAAGTCCATATACAGCGCATGAGCTAGAGCTTACTTGGTTGCGTGACTGGGATCGCCCTTATAATTTGGGAGATAATGAATTCCACTTGGCATTTTATGTAGATGACTATGAAGCAGCTCTTAAAAAACACAAAGAGATGGACGTTGTAGCCTACGAAAATGCTGATATGGGGATTTACTTCATTGCCGATCCAGACGGTTATTGGACAGAAATCATTCCGGCGGGTAAATATTAA